Genomic segment of Malania oleifera isolate guangnan ecotype guangnan chromosome 7, ASM2987363v1, whole genome shotgun sequence:
ACGCCCTCTCCCGCCAATCCCCAGAACAAGTCATTATCGAAAagaccccatttaaaaaataaaaataaaaatgcccGGGAAACTCAAATCCATCGCCATTTTGGCAGTGCTCCTCCTCGCCGCCACCCCCCCTCTGGCGGCCGCCGACGACACCATCCCCTCGAACAAGGCCCAGGTGTCGAGCTGGTTCCAGAGCAGCGTGAAGGCGGCGTCCGCCCGCAAGGGCACCCTCGACCCCGACCTCGCGGCGGCCGAGGAGAAGATGAAGGTGATCAAGGTGAGGAAGGACGGCGGCGGCGAGTTCAACACAATCATGGCTGCCATCAACAGCATCCCCGCCGGCAACAAGGAGAGAGTGGTGATCTCTATCGGCGGTGGCGTGTACCAGGAGAAGATCATGATCCCCCGGACCAAGCCCTTCATCACCTTCTATGGCGCTCCCAATGCCATGCCGACGCTTGTTTACGGCGGCACAGCGGCGCAGTACGGCACCGTCAATAGCGCTTCGGTGATCGTCGAATCGGATTACTTCATGGCGACCAACATCGTCTTCAAGGTACGTATCACGTGCGTGCATGCATGCAAAATGAGTAATTCTTTTGAAAACCTAATTAAATCTTTTGGTTAATTAATTTGTTGATGTGTGCATGTGTGGGCGTAGAACTCGGCGCCATTGCCGAATGGGAAAACAGGGCAGCAAGCACTAGCGCTGAGGATAACAGGGGACAAAGCGGCATTCTATCACTGCAGGTTTATAGGGTTTCAGGACACGCTGTGCGATGACAAGGGCAAGCATTTCTTCATGGACAGCTACATTGAAGGCACTGTTGATTTCATCTTTGGAAGCGCAAAGTCCATCTACTTGGTATATACACATCATATAtatacttctctctctctctctctctctctctctctctctctctctctctctctcaacgtGCATGTGCTTGTGCATGGATGCAGAACACAGATTTGTACGTGCTGAACTCCGGTGGATTCACAATGTTAACGGCGCATGCAAGGAGCAGCCCGTCCGAGGACACTGGTTTCTCCTTCGCCCACTGCAGCATAAGCGGCACCGCCACCGACGCCGTCTTGGGCAGGGCATGGATGCCCAGCCCCCGCGTCGTCTTCTCCTACACCCAAATGAGCAACGTCGTTAGTGCCGGTGGTTGGTCCAACAACTTCCACCCCGAACGCAACAAGTACGTAGGCCCCTCGATCCAAGAAATTATAAAGGCTTCTCCTTCTACGTATCTGTGTGACTTTCGCATAGATGGGAAAGTTCTGTATAATTTCTCCTTAGCTCCCCCTTAAACTCTCTCTTGAAAATTACTTAAAACATAGATTTGGCAGG
This window contains:
- the LOC131160973 gene encoding pectinesterase PPME1 → MPGKLKSIAILAVLLLAATPPLAAADDTIPSNKAQVSSWFQSSVKAASARKGTLDPDLAAAEEKMKVIKVRKDGGGEFNTIMAAINSIPAGNKERVVISIGGGVYQEKIMIPRTKPFITFYGAPNAMPTLVYGGTAAQYGTVNSASVIVESDYFMATNIVFKNSAPLPNGKTGQQALALRITGDKAAFYHCRFIGFQDTLCDDKGKHFFMDSYIEGTVDFIFGSAKSIYLNTDLYVLNSGGFTMLTAHARSSPSEDTGFSFAHCSISGTATDAVLGRAWMPSPRVVFSYTQMSNVVSAGGWSNNFHPERNKTVFFGEYMNTGPGANRAKRVTFSKELSSAEVQPFLKLAFIEADKWLLPPPHV